In Sebastes umbrosus isolate fSebUmb1 chromosome 7, fSebUmb1.pri, whole genome shotgun sequence, the sequence CACAGATGATTAACAAAAAGCAGATTCCTTTTAATTTCATGCCTGGCCTGACGATGTcaatgacgtgtgtgtgtgtccgtacACACATCAGTGTGTGCGCGTGGCATGTGCATACTACATGTATGCATTTGTGTCCTCCTCTCCAGATCACAGTTTACGACCAGGAAAACTTCCAAGGGAAGCGTTTGGAGTTTACCTCGGCCTGCCAGAACATCATGGAGTGTGGCGTCGACAACATCCGCTCCCTGAAGGTGGAGTGTGGAGCGTGAGTCAAACAATAATTCACACAGGAGGAAATTACCTACAGTAAACACATCAACCTGTCATTGCATTTATATTTGGTTTTACAATTGTACTAATGGCCCTTCatgttgtgtgtatatgtgttcgTCTGCTTGCTGGGGACAGCTGGGCAGGATATGAGCACTCCAGCTTCTGTGGACAGCAGTTTGtgctggagagaggagagtatCCTCACTGGGAGTCGTGGAGCGGCAGCAACGCCTACCACATTGAGAGGATGATGTCCTTCCGCCCCATCTGCTCTGCTGTGAGTTCCTGTCCCACTCCAACGGCTTCTGTTTTCACTCTATCTGACTTCTCATGTGTCTCcagaaaagagataaaaaaagcACTAAATTTGACTCATCAAATTGACCCACTTGGTTTCTTGTGTGACAAGCCTGCAGAGTGACTCATGgcagctgctggttgcagctaAAAATAAACTATAGTGCAGTGTGATCTCATGCACTATAAGAATTTGAACTGTCTTTTCTTACATCATGTGTGCACACAGAACCACAAGGAGTCCAAGATGGTGTTGTTCGAGAAGGAGAACTTCATGGGACGCCAGTGGGAGATAAACGACGACTACCCCTCTCTGCAGGCCATGGGCTGGGGCAACAACGAGATTGGATCCATGCAAGTTCAGAGCGGCTCGTAAGTCTCAACCGCAGATGGATCGCTCTTTACAGGCTTCTGCAGGCACAATATAGCAGATTAGTATATAAGTAATAGCCTATCAGTAGAAAATAAACTAATCAAAGGACAGTGTTATTGTTTAAATATTCATGAATATGTAGCATTGCCTCAACACTTTGTTTTGCTGTTACACTAACAATCTGCGGACACAGAAAACCACCACCTGATCCCATCCCTCAGGTGCAAAttatgtatttcattatttattgccacttcattttgtcacattatttgtgattattattagtattatttttttcccctttttatttattgactcacTTATGCCAAACATGTACTCTGTTCTCCAatatacaaattgtttttgaGTAAGCCAGAGAACATGCCATGACATgtgaggggaaagaaaaaagagaaaaaggagaagatgaataaataaaaggaataaataaataaaaataaataaataaatgaagtaaaataaaacaaacagataaaatattattattaatcataataataataataataataataataataatgttgagtAGGTGAGTGAAAAATACactgaaatatatttaaataataataatcataaaaaaaggaaatgcataGTATGATAGTAAAATAAATAGCAACAAATTAATAAGAAGATGAAAGCTGATTGTGAGACAGTACTGGGAGGAGGGGGTTGTAGAGTGGGTCGTCATAATAGTTCCTCTTATTCCacttaataataacaacataCTTCCCCATGGGCCAAAtaggagagaaagaagaagaaaagcattagaaaaaagcataaagaagaaaaaaacaaaacattatcgGTACATGGGCCATATTATTTGTGATTATTAATGTCTCAACAAGGTTAGTTAGgtatcagatttattttatcaGGATAAACCTCTTGAGAtgtatcatttagttttcaaGGGGGGCCCATATTTCTGAATGCTTTATACTCTATATTATGTATAGTATGGCTGTATAGTACCTAGTAGTAGTTTTTCAGGGTTTATATTGTATGTTGTATTGCTCATAATGTATATAAGTTACAGCTTTTTAGGTTACTTATCagtttttttatgtacttattacAGTGTGACCAtgaagaaaaaatatgtttgacAATAGCTCCCATTTCAGTCCACCCGATTAATATAACTGAAATCTGATTTTGCCAAGAGTATGTTTCCCATTTTCTGACTGTAATCAACTCCACCAAAGGTAGTCACACGTCTTGTCAATTGCATCCATTTAAAATGTCTACCCTCACCTGATATTGTCTCTCTACCCTTCATATTTGAATGGAGTGATCGTCATGATCACAATGACGATGATGTTTTAAAGATGCCTAATAGCATTTATAGTTTTGAAGTGTGGTTAATTTCAATCATTAATCACTGCTTTCATTTCCTCCTCTACccgtccctctctcctcctcctccagctgggtGTGCTACCAGTTCCCCGGTTACCGTGGTTACCAGTACATCATGGAGTGTGATCGTCATGGCGGCGAGTACAAACATTACAGAGAGTGGGGCTCCCATGCTCAGTCCTTCCAGGTGCAGTCGCTGCGTCGAATCCAGCAATGAGACCTGCAGCCTCCCCTCCCAACCTCTCACTCTttacctcctccacctcttcctcttcctccccccttcACCCAGTCATTCCAAGCTTTAGCCAGCTCTGTCAGGCCTTAGGCTGACACTTTGCTGGTGCTTCACAATCAAGATGTTTACCgcacttttgttttgttctgttgccaaatgaaaataaagagaaatgatgaaaagaaagaaacagtcACTGAAGAGAAGCCCCTGACTGACGCCCCactgaggagagaagaggaggaagttaAAGGCCTCATGGCGGCAGGGTGGAGATGTCACTCAGAGTCATTGCTCCTCATATTTGTGGGTAAAGATGGTGCTACCAGTGATCAATAAAGAACGAATGggcaacataaaataaacagaaatacaaGAGTCTGCTGCTAACCTCCATGGTGCTCagttgtgatttattttcattctttacttTTGGAAAGTTGTATATTGCAGTACATTTACATATATGGCTTCTCCATTCAGTCCACATGAAGCTTGCGCCAAAGCTGAGCAGTGTAAACTAGGATAGATCTTATATTGCCTTTCATTTTAGGATGTTTTACATAAAATCTGCAGTTTGagatataaaaataatgcaCACATTAACATCGCCAACATGAAGTCAGTGCTACTGGTTAATTATTGgaagtcgtttttttttttgtgaaaatattATCTTCTGATATTGTAACTGAGGAACTACTTAAATCAACAACTTAAAAGCATGATTTTCAAAATGCAAACAAGTTAGATGTATTGTGATTGCTCCACCCATACACACAATAAGAGCCACTGCATAAAGGTTGCTGATAACAGTTAATAGCATGACAGCATTGATAAGAAAACCACACAGCGAAATTCGTTTTCACTTAGAGCCCTAATGTTTTCTTAAGGGAAAGAGCGGCAGTCAGT encodes:
- the cryba1a gene encoding crystallin, beta A1a; this translates as MALNNPNPLGPWKITVYDQENFQGKRLEFTSACQNIMECGVDNIRSLKVECGAWAGYEHSSFCGQQFVLERGEYPHWESWSGSNAYHIERMMSFRPICSANHKESKMVLFEKENFMGRQWEINDDYPSLQAMGWGNNEIGSMQVQSGSWVCYQFPGYRGYQYIMECDRHGGEYKHYREWGSHAQSFQVQSLRRIQQ